A window of Festucalex cinctus isolate MCC-2025b chromosome 6, RoL_Fcin_1.0, whole genome shotgun sequence contains these coding sequences:
- the baiap2l2b gene encoding BAR/IMD domain-containing adapter protein 2-like 2 isoform X2 — MGDQAIHTLSSRSLGDVLIQISETQRRLTAEMEGVFRWFQVEVLQAMEKNVKLDEEYIDGSRRVYELEVRNQAEALEKQLRRGAFRDSLESSDYMQYLKQSQQEILKEEERRYRFLAEKHCGLTQSLLFLVNKTGMSLQQKAEGWKEKVNETRGSGSRTPTNLDQDAQLRGSVSSLLQTVARDDDMSWARREQQALGKVPSRAPSPLPSRSRSSSVGESLGLGGGLPMKALVSHPASSNPKLLPFTRGETVTVLVQEPRNGWLYGRNDSSLRQGWFPAAYVGPVDDFDSGDSLRSNSMNNLLDPVDTQNDQLESKSYGDVLPPATPNHRASVDFRPVSPLPEKKAEQVLETKPVQVSEAPPPPPPPPPLPKSLNLQRGSVDLRPVSPAPDAQALSPNGPPENPLFPRCPKDNFVNVVSPDYRGTNPFATVKLRPTKTDDRSAPRIH; from the exons ATGGGCGACCAGGCGATTCACACACTATCTTCCCGCTCTCTTG GGGATGTCCTGATCCAGATATCTGAAACACAACGGAGACTCACTGCTGAGATGGAGGGAGTT TTCCGATGGTTCCAGGTGGAGGTATTACAAGCCATGGAGAAGAACGTCAAGTTGGACGAGGAGTACATCGAC GGTAGCCGGCGAGTGTATGAACTGGAGGTGAGGAATCAAGCCGAGGCTTTGGAGAAACAGCTAAGAAGGGGAGCCTTCAGGGACTCTCTG GAGAGCAGCGACTACATGCAATACTTAAAGCAGAGCCAGCAGGAGATCctgaaggaggaggagaggagatATCGTTTTCTGGCAGAGAAACACTGCGGTCTCACCCAGTCCCTTCTCTTCTTGGTTAACAAG ACAGGCATGTCTCTCCAGCAAAAAGCGGAGGGATGGAAGGAGAAAGTCAATGAGACCAGAGGTTCCGGATCTCGAACGCCCACGAATTTGGACCAAGATGCACAG TTGCGAGGGTCCGTGAGCTCCCTGCTGCAGACGGTAGCCAGAGATGACGACATGTCTTGGGCCAGGCGGGAGCAGCAGGCGCTGGGCAAGGTGCCCTCACGAG CACCATCACCCCTCCCCAGCCGCTCTCGCTCCAGCTCGGTGGGAGAATCTCTGGGCCTGGGTGGAGGGCTCCCAATGAAGGCCCTGGTGTCTCACCCCGCCTCATCCAACCCCAAGCTACTGCCATTCACCCGGGGCGAGACGGTCACCGTGCTGGTCCAGGAACCACGTAACGGCTGGTTGTACGGTCGCAACGACAGCAGCTTAAG GCAGGGATGGTTTCCCGCTGCTTACGTGGGCCCCGTTGATGATTTCGACAG TGGCGATTCTCTCCGGAGTAACAGTATGAACAACCTGCTGGACCCGGTCGACACCCAAAATGACCAATTAGAGAGCAAGAGCTACGGCGATGTCCTTCCGCCCGCCACACCAAACCACAGAGCGTCCGTAGACTTCCGTCCCGTTTCGCCGCTCCCTGAGAAGAAGGCTGAACAAGTGTTGGAGACGAAACCTGTTCAGGTATCTGAGGCACCgccacctccacctcctccacctcctcttcCTAAGAGCTTGAATCTCCAACGGGGCTCTGTGGATTTGCGACCGGTTTCTCCCGCGCCTGACGCACAG GCTTTATCACCAAACGGCCCACCCGAGAACCCTCTATTTCCAAG ATGCCCAAAGGACAACTTTGTGAACGTAGTTAGCCCTGATTACAG
- the baiap2l2b gene encoding BAR/IMD domain-containing adapter protein 2-like 2 isoform X1: protein MRASAIVNALFDVIIVTAVVRGPVSGDVLIQISETQRRLTAEMEGVFRWFQVEVLQAMEKNVKLDEEYIDGSRRVYELEVRNQAEALEKQLRRGAFRDSLESSDYMQYLKQSQQEILKEEERRYRFLAEKHCGLTQSLLFLVNKTGMSLQQKAEGWKEKVNETRGSGSRTPTNLDQDAQLRGSVSSLLQTVARDDDMSWARREQQALGKVPSRAPSPLPSRSRSSSVGESLGLGGGLPMKALVSHPASSNPKLLPFTRGETVTVLVQEPRNGWLYGRNDSSLRQGWFPAAYVGPVDDFDSGDSLRSNSMNNLLDPVDTQNDQLESKSYGDVLPPATPNHRASVDFRPVSPLPEKKAEQVLETKPVQVSEAPPPPPPPPPLPKSLNLQRGSVDLRPVSPAPDAQALSPNGPPENPLFPRCPKDNFVNVVSPDYRGTNPFATVKLRPTKTDDRSAPRIH from the exons ATGAGGGCAAGCGCAATAGTAAATGCTTTATTTGATGTCATAATAGTAACCGCAGTTGTCCGCGGTCCTGTTTCAGGGGATGTCCTGATCCAGATATCTGAAACACAACGGAGACTCACTGCTGAGATGGAGGGAGTT TTCCGATGGTTCCAGGTGGAGGTATTACAAGCCATGGAGAAGAACGTCAAGTTGGACGAGGAGTACATCGAC GGTAGCCGGCGAGTGTATGAACTGGAGGTGAGGAATCAAGCCGAGGCTTTGGAGAAACAGCTAAGAAGGGGAGCCTTCAGGGACTCTCTG GAGAGCAGCGACTACATGCAATACTTAAAGCAGAGCCAGCAGGAGATCctgaaggaggaggagaggagatATCGTTTTCTGGCAGAGAAACACTGCGGTCTCACCCAGTCCCTTCTCTTCTTGGTTAACAAG ACAGGCATGTCTCTCCAGCAAAAAGCGGAGGGATGGAAGGAGAAAGTCAATGAGACCAGAGGTTCCGGATCTCGAACGCCCACGAATTTGGACCAAGATGCACAG TTGCGAGGGTCCGTGAGCTCCCTGCTGCAGACGGTAGCCAGAGATGACGACATGTCTTGGGCCAGGCGGGAGCAGCAGGCGCTGGGCAAGGTGCCCTCACGAG CACCATCACCCCTCCCCAGCCGCTCTCGCTCCAGCTCGGTGGGAGAATCTCTGGGCCTGGGTGGAGGGCTCCCAATGAAGGCCCTGGTGTCTCACCCCGCCTCATCCAACCCCAAGCTACTGCCATTCACCCGGGGCGAGACGGTCACCGTGCTGGTCCAGGAACCACGTAACGGCTGGTTGTACGGTCGCAACGACAGCAGCTTAAG GCAGGGATGGTTTCCCGCTGCTTACGTGGGCCCCGTTGATGATTTCGACAG TGGCGATTCTCTCCGGAGTAACAGTATGAACAACCTGCTGGACCCGGTCGACACCCAAAATGACCAATTAGAGAGCAAGAGCTACGGCGATGTCCTTCCGCCCGCCACACCAAACCACAGAGCGTCCGTAGACTTCCGTCCCGTTTCGCCGCTCCCTGAGAAGAAGGCTGAACAAGTGTTGGAGACGAAACCTGTTCAGGTATCTGAGGCACCgccacctccacctcctccacctcctcttcCTAAGAGCTTGAATCTCCAACGGGGCTCTGTGGATTTGCGACCGGTTTCTCCCGCGCCTGACGCACAG GCTTTATCACCAAACGGCCCACCCGAGAACCCTCTATTTCCAAG ATGCCCAAAGGACAACTTTGTGAACGTAGTTAGCCCTGATTACAG
- the baiap2l2b gene encoding BAR/IMD domain-containing adapter protein 2-like 2 isoform X3 yields MEKNVKLDEEYIDGSRRVYELEVRNQAEALEKQLRRGAFRDSLESSDYMQYLKQSQQEILKEEERRYRFLAEKHCGLTQSLLFLVNKTGMSLQQKAEGWKEKVNETRGSGSRTPTNLDQDAQLRGSVSSLLQTVARDDDMSWARREQQALGKVPSRAPSPLPSRSRSSSVGESLGLGGGLPMKALVSHPASSNPKLLPFTRGETVTVLVQEPRNGWLYGRNDSSLRQGWFPAAYVGPVDDFDSGDSLRSNSMNNLLDPVDTQNDQLESKSYGDVLPPATPNHRASVDFRPVSPLPEKKAEQVLETKPVQVSEAPPPPPPPPPLPKSLNLQRGSVDLRPVSPAPDAQALSPNGPPENPLFPRCPKDNFVNVVSPDYRGTNPFATVKLRPTKTDDRSAPRIH; encoded by the exons ATGGAGAAGAACGTCAAGTTGGACGAGGAGTACATCGAC GGTAGCCGGCGAGTGTATGAACTGGAGGTGAGGAATCAAGCCGAGGCTTTGGAGAAACAGCTAAGAAGGGGAGCCTTCAGGGACTCTCTG GAGAGCAGCGACTACATGCAATACTTAAAGCAGAGCCAGCAGGAGATCctgaaggaggaggagaggagatATCGTTTTCTGGCAGAGAAACACTGCGGTCTCACCCAGTCCCTTCTCTTCTTGGTTAACAAG ACAGGCATGTCTCTCCAGCAAAAAGCGGAGGGATGGAAGGAGAAAGTCAATGAGACCAGAGGTTCCGGATCTCGAACGCCCACGAATTTGGACCAAGATGCACAG TTGCGAGGGTCCGTGAGCTCCCTGCTGCAGACGGTAGCCAGAGATGACGACATGTCTTGGGCCAGGCGGGAGCAGCAGGCGCTGGGCAAGGTGCCCTCACGAG CACCATCACCCCTCCCCAGCCGCTCTCGCTCCAGCTCGGTGGGAGAATCTCTGGGCCTGGGTGGAGGGCTCCCAATGAAGGCCCTGGTGTCTCACCCCGCCTCATCCAACCCCAAGCTACTGCCATTCACCCGGGGCGAGACGGTCACCGTGCTGGTCCAGGAACCACGTAACGGCTGGTTGTACGGTCGCAACGACAGCAGCTTAAG GCAGGGATGGTTTCCCGCTGCTTACGTGGGCCCCGTTGATGATTTCGACAG TGGCGATTCTCTCCGGAGTAACAGTATGAACAACCTGCTGGACCCGGTCGACACCCAAAATGACCAATTAGAGAGCAAGAGCTACGGCGATGTCCTTCCGCCCGCCACACCAAACCACAGAGCGTCCGTAGACTTCCGTCCCGTTTCGCCGCTCCCTGAGAAGAAGGCTGAACAAGTGTTGGAGACGAAACCTGTTCAGGTATCTGAGGCACCgccacctccacctcctccacctcctcttcCTAAGAGCTTGAATCTCCAACGGGGCTCTGTGGATTTGCGACCGGTTTCTCCCGCGCCTGACGCACAG GCTTTATCACCAAACGGCCCACCCGAGAACCCTCTATTTCCAAG ATGCCCAAAGGACAACTTTGTGAACGTAGTTAGCCCTGATTACAG
- the baiap2l2b gene encoding BAR/IMD domain-containing adapter protein 2-like 2 isoform X4, whose protein sequence is MSGTSSDQLHRSTLSVYSNLMEQFNPGLQKLVALGNSYVKAFQALAVCSEAYFSAVAKMGDQAIHTLSSRSLGDVLIQISETQRRLTAEMEGVFRWFQVEVLQAMEKNVKLDEEYIDGSRRVYELEVRNQAEALEKQLRRGAFRDSLESSDYMQYLKQSQQEILKEEERRYRFLAEKHCGLTQSLLFLVNKTGMSLQQKAEGWKEKVNETRGSGSRTPTNLDQDAQLRGSVSSLLQTVARDDDMSWARREQQALGKVPSRAPSPLPSRSRSSSVGESLGLGGGLPMKALVSHPASSNPKLLPFTRGETVTVLVQEPRNGWLYGRNDSSLRQGWFPAAYVGPVDDFDSGDSLRSNSMNNLLDPVDTQNDQLESKSYGDVLPPATPNHRASVDFRPVSPLPEKKAEQVLETKPVQVSEAPPPPPPPPPLPKSLNLQRGSVDLRPVSPAPDAQALSPNGPPENPLFPRGTNPFATVKLRPTKTDDRSAPRIH, encoded by the exons ATGTCAGGAACCAGCAGTGACCAGCTGCACAGATCCACCTTATCTGTCTATTCG AATCTGATGGAACAATTCAACCCTGGGCTTCAGAAGCTCGTTGCGTTGGGTAACAGCTATGTCAAAGCTTTCCAag CATTAGCCGTTTGTAGTGAGGCCTACTTCAGTGCTGTAGCCAAGATGGGCGACCAGGCGATTCACACACTATCTTCCCGCTCTCTTG GGGATGTCCTGATCCAGATATCTGAAACACAACGGAGACTCACTGCTGAGATGGAGGGAGTT TTCCGATGGTTCCAGGTGGAGGTATTACAAGCCATGGAGAAGAACGTCAAGTTGGACGAGGAGTACATCGAC GGTAGCCGGCGAGTGTATGAACTGGAGGTGAGGAATCAAGCCGAGGCTTTGGAGAAACAGCTAAGAAGGGGAGCCTTCAGGGACTCTCTG GAGAGCAGCGACTACATGCAATACTTAAAGCAGAGCCAGCAGGAGATCctgaaggaggaggagaggagatATCGTTTTCTGGCAGAGAAACACTGCGGTCTCACCCAGTCCCTTCTCTTCTTGGTTAACAAG ACAGGCATGTCTCTCCAGCAAAAAGCGGAGGGATGGAAGGAGAAAGTCAATGAGACCAGAGGTTCCGGATCTCGAACGCCCACGAATTTGGACCAAGATGCACAG TTGCGAGGGTCCGTGAGCTCCCTGCTGCAGACGGTAGCCAGAGATGACGACATGTCTTGGGCCAGGCGGGAGCAGCAGGCGCTGGGCAAGGTGCCCTCACGAG CACCATCACCCCTCCCCAGCCGCTCTCGCTCCAGCTCGGTGGGAGAATCTCTGGGCCTGGGTGGAGGGCTCCCAATGAAGGCCCTGGTGTCTCACCCCGCCTCATCCAACCCCAAGCTACTGCCATTCACCCGGGGCGAGACGGTCACCGTGCTGGTCCAGGAACCACGTAACGGCTGGTTGTACGGTCGCAACGACAGCAGCTTAAG GCAGGGATGGTTTCCCGCTGCTTACGTGGGCCCCGTTGATGATTTCGACAG TGGCGATTCTCTCCGGAGTAACAGTATGAACAACCTGCTGGACCCGGTCGACACCCAAAATGACCAATTAGAGAGCAAGAGCTACGGCGATGTCCTTCCGCCCGCCACACCAAACCACAGAGCGTCCGTAGACTTCCGTCCCGTTTCGCCGCTCCCTGAGAAGAAGGCTGAACAAGTGTTGGAGACGAAACCTGTTCAGGTATCTGAGGCACCgccacctccacctcctccacctcctcttcCTAAGAGCTTGAATCTCCAACGGGGCTCTGTGGATTTGCGACCGGTTTCTCCCGCGCCTGACGCACAG GCTTTATCACCAAACGGCCCACCCGAGAACCCTCTATTTCCAAG